The following coding sequences lie in one Candidatus Eremiobacterota bacterium genomic window:
- a CDS encoding c-type cytochrome translates to MNLAAAALTLLAVAPLGVHAAGEGATLYQTYCSSCHGARGQGTRDAPSLHGISAAYVHLMLDTGRMPAPAPNVSEIPSVPLFTYAQMDVLTRYVVGLSPHPADTSLPLVTGGNIVHGRTLFAENCAQCHGAAGDGASVGSLDVAPDLAAATVFQIGEAVRAGPGVMPRFGRDVLSDRDVDDIAYYVNYIETHAGQRDGSNAGGFPLAHIGPLAEGLVAWLFGIGALVLFIRGIGTAGENY, encoded by the coding sequence ATGAACCTAGCGGCAGCAGCGCTGACATTGCTTGCCGTCGCGCCGCTCGGAGTCCATGCCGCCGGCGAAGGAGCGACGCTCTACCAGACCTATTGCTCGTCGTGCCACGGCGCCCGCGGGCAAGGAACGCGGGACGCACCTTCTCTTCACGGGATCTCGGCCGCGTACGTGCACCTTATGCTCGACACGGGGCGAATGCCGGCACCGGCGCCAAACGTTAGCGAGATTCCGAGCGTACCGCTTTTCACGTACGCGCAAATGGATGTTCTCACGCGCTACGTCGTCGGACTCTCGCCGCATCCCGCCGACACATCGCTGCCGCTGGTGACGGGCGGCAACATCGTGCACGGCCGCACCCTCTTTGCCGAAAACTGCGCGCAATGCCACGGCGCGGCCGGCGACGGGGCATCGGTGGGGTCGCTCGATGTCGCTCCCGACCTGGCCGCTGCGACGGTCTTTCAAATCGGCGAAGCCGTTCGTGCGGGACCCGGCGTCATGCCCCGATTCGGGCGCGACGTTTTAAGCGATCGAGACGTCGATGACATCGCCTACTACGTAAACTATATCGAAACGCACGCCGGCCAACGCGACGGAAGCAACGCCGGCGGCTTTCCCCTTGCGCATATCGGTCCGCTTGCCGAAGGTTTGGTCGCGTGGCTCTTTGGCATCGGCGCGCTCGTGCTCTTCATCCGAGGTATCGGCACCGCAGGCGAAAACTACTAA
- a CDS encoding heme-copper oxidase subunit III: MATSAEHSARPPAPLPIRAHPLVLGVVLFLASELMFFAALFGAYFVLRANRAQWPPPMVHLRPWEAGYGTFLLFAASVVMVFAGKAMDRGNMRAARLWTLTAIVAAGGFVLESLHGYAGDDFTISTNAYGSIYYAMTGFHLLHVIAGMGILVALLVGMRSPALQVNNRAGAEAMTYYWHFVLIVWLGLFSTIYLIR, from the coding sequence ATGGCCACTTCGGCGGAGCACAGCGCCCGGCCACCTGCGCCGCTGCCGATACGAGCGCACCCGCTGGTCCTTGGCGTGGTCCTCTTCCTTGCTTCCGAGCTGATGTTTTTTGCCGCGCTCTTCGGCGCGTACTTCGTGTTGCGCGCTAACCGCGCACAATGGCCGCCACCGATGGTACATTTGCGTCCCTGGGAGGCCGGCTATGGAACCTTTCTCTTGTTTGCCGCCTCGGTCGTGATGGTCTTTGCGGGCAAAGCCATGGATCGTGGCAACATGCGCGCGGCGCGTTTGTGGACCTTGACCGCGATCGTTGCGGCCGGCGGCTTCGTGCTCGAATCGCTTCACGGTTATGCCGGCGACGACTTCACGATCTCCACCAATGCGTACGGCTCGATCTACTACGCGATGACCGGCTTTCATTTGCTGCACGTCATCGCCGGAATGGGCATTCTCGTCGCCCTGCTCGTGGGCATGCGCAGCCCGGCGTTGCAGGTGAACAACCGGGCCGGTGCCGAGGCGATGACGTATTACTGGCATTTCGTGCTGATCGTCTGGCTTGGACTCTTCTCCACCATCTACTTAATCCGATGA
- a CDS encoding UdgX family uracil-DNA binding protein (This protein belongs to the uracil DNA glycosylase superfamily, members of which act in excision repair of DNA. However, it belongs more specifically to UdgX branch, whose founding member was found to bind uracil in DNA (where it does not belong), without cleaving it, appears to promote DNA repair by a pathway involving RecA, rather than base excision.), producing MLAHRPAPLRYRRSRRSLTAAAYLPARRSLRSLRDAAAGCRGCDLYKYATQTVFGEGRSRAGMLLVGEQPGDYEDREGHPFVGPAGKLLHRALGEAGIEARDIYVTNAVKHFKFVERGKRRIHAKPKTLEIRACKPWLDAEISVVRPKLIVALGATAAQSLLGPGFRLLANRGRIIPEILPTPVLATIHPSAILRSPDAKTRHAEMSKFVEDLSTARHALSC from the coding sequence ATTCTTGCGCACCGTCCAGCGCCACTACGGTATCGTCGTTCGCGGCGATCTTTGACAGCCGCTGCTTACCTGCCCGCGCGGCGCTCGCTGCGAAGCTTGCGCGACGCCGCCGCGGGTTGCCGCGGGTGCGACCTTTACAAGTACGCGACCCAAACCGTCTTCGGCGAGGGCCGCAGCCGCGCGGGCATGCTGCTCGTCGGCGAACAGCCGGGCGATTATGAAGATCGCGAAGGACATCCGTTCGTCGGCCCCGCCGGTAAGCTGTTACATAGGGCGCTTGGCGAGGCTGGAATCGAAGCGCGCGACATCTATGTGACCAATGCGGTCAAGCATTTTAAGTTCGTCGAGCGCGGCAAACGGCGTATTCATGCCAAACCGAAGACGCTGGAAATTCGCGCCTGTAAGCCGTGGCTCGACGCAGAAATTTCCGTCGTGCGGCCCAAGCTGATCGTTGCGCTTGGGGCTACCGCAGCTCAGTCGCTTTTGGGCCCCGGGTTTCGCCTTTTGGCGAATCGCGGACGGATAATTCCCGAGATTTTGCCGACGCCGGTGCTTGCCACGATTCATCCATCGGCCATTCTGCGCTCCCCCGACGCGAAGACGCGCCATGCCGAAATGAGCAAGTTTGTCGAGGACCTCTCGACCGCCCGCCACGCCTTGTCATGCTGA
- a CDS encoding cytochrome c oxidase subunit 4 produces MRSFVAMFGCSAGFGAVVAIAYFFIAHEEGAGTALLGFMAAALSFATLYAVAAERDANLEGDNPDQTNAQSAGEDLGVFTTETSYPILIAFATLAILTGALWSPLLAVAGFIGMLLCLWRLGAESARA; encoded by the coding sequence GTGAGGTCGTTCGTTGCGATGTTCGGCTGTTCGGCGGGGTTCGGTGCCGTCGTCGCGATCGCATATTTCTTCATCGCGCACGAAGAAGGCGCCGGCACGGCGCTGCTCGGTTTCATGGCCGCGGCGCTGAGCTTCGCTACGCTCTACGCTGTCGCGGCCGAGCGCGATGCGAATCTTGAAGGCGACAATCCCGACCAGACCAATGCGCAGAGTGCCGGCGAAGATTTAGGCGTTTTTACAACTGAAACGTCGTACCCGATCTTGATCGCGTTCGCCACGCTCGCCATACTGACCGGCGCCTTATGGTCGCCCCTGCTCGCAGTCGCCGGATTCATCGGCATGCTGTTGTGTCTTTGGCGGCTGGGGGCGGAGAGCGCTCGAGCGTAG
- a CDS encoding SpoIIE family protein phosphatase translates to MKRLNEREFATPVGERSLCSIRAVMARAGDAVWQADAGGMVTNITVCRPSAGPAGELDETEIAQVEQLWRKSARLVERFSAIYHVIRPGAPNATFMIRAVPVLDERDAVLFWRGITAATDGFVEADTGFISEAAAVLSSSLNRVTIVNRLVQASIDRFCDLCAVHTFNDDGSLRIEGFADRRDDSNVLAHAFEEAIDATARARQPLLLAPGSHSSLGLENAQAMLAAADARSLIVVPLLVGQSCIGILSLAESQRATSYAMRDVDLAVIVARQLAMALENIKTFEREQRITERFRFLARVTGQLFTTLDQAGMLAFVLEQLMGDFADYGVAAALEEGRLRIAAAIGTKARLRDAAERQIIAALHERRSIFGRDGADVRRGERIKGGPLSESPPPQSWMMVPLLVGDTVFGALICCSNSHHYDLGELELLEEIGRRVSIALDHAESFARERRLIETLQQATLPTRLAPVKGATISAVYRPAALEVQVGGDWYDAFDLDDHRVLLTVGDVTGHGLEASIVMGKLRHAINVVAMYEPDPARILDAAERFLLRRFPVAVATAFVAVFDSRLRTLTYANAGHPYPILRCHDGSLHELQAEGVPIGLRSDARPGKSLNRRLDDAALLALYTDGLVEATRDIIAGERVLHEALRTQAVFYVQEPAKYLERLCLPDQPPDDVAILILNFVESQRWAYDSRDWRAARRTRREFLDALSHAAEQGSDLKAAELIFGELMANVAQHATGQVEFALEWAGGRAVLHVIDRDGDPSAPVEEASAEHVSEHARGLWLVQRLGAELKVESLPGYGTHTQATLPVRRTVSP, encoded by the coding sequence ATGAAACGCCTAAACGAGCGGGAATTCGCCACACCCGTCGGCGAGCGGAGCCTCTGTTCGATTCGTGCCGTCATGGCCCGTGCAGGCGATGCCGTCTGGCAAGCCGACGCCGGCGGCATGGTCACGAACATCACCGTTTGCCGTCCGAGTGCTGGTCCGGCCGGGGAGCTCGATGAGACCGAAATAGCGCAGGTCGAACAGCTGTGGCGCAAATCGGCTCGCCTCGTCGAGCGCTTCAGCGCCATTTATCACGTTATCAGGCCCGGCGCTCCGAATGCGACATTCATGATCCGCGCCGTGCCGGTGCTCGACGAGCGCGATGCGGTCCTCTTTTGGCGCGGAATTACCGCCGCAACCGACGGTTTCGTTGAGGCCGACACGGGCTTCATCTCCGAAGCCGCCGCCGTGCTCTCATCGTCACTCAATCGCGTCACCATCGTCAATCGTCTGGTGCAAGCCTCGATCGACCGGTTCTGCGATTTGTGCGCGGTGCATACGTTCAACGATGACGGCTCGCTCCGCATCGAGGGCTTTGCCGACCGCCGCGACGATTCCAATGTATTAGCCCACGCGTTTGAAGAAGCGATCGACGCTACCGCGCGCGCTCGGCAGCCGCTGCTTCTCGCACCGGGTAGCCATTCGAGTTTGGGCTTGGAGAACGCGCAGGCCATGCTTGCGGCGGCCGACGCGCGCTCGCTAATCGTCGTGCCGCTTTTGGTTGGGCAAAGCTGCATCGGCATCTTGAGTTTGGCCGAGTCTCAACGTGCCACCAGCTACGCCATGCGCGATGTTGACCTCGCTGTGATTGTGGCGCGACAGCTGGCGATGGCGTTAGAAAACATCAAAACGTTTGAGCGCGAGCAGCGCATTACCGAGCGCTTTCGCTTTCTGGCGCGAGTCACCGGACAGCTCTTCACCACGCTCGACCAAGCGGGAATGCTCGCGTTCGTGCTCGAGCAACTCATGGGCGACTTCGCCGATTACGGCGTCGCCGCGGCCCTCGAGGAAGGCAGGTTGCGCATCGCGGCCGCTATCGGGACCAAGGCGCGTTTGCGCGATGCCGCAGAGCGCCAGATTATCGCGGCCTTGCACGAACGCCGTTCCATTTTTGGACGCGACGGAGCAGATGTGCGGCGCGGCGAGCGGATCAAAGGGGGACCGCTCTCCGAAAGCCCGCCGCCGCAATCGTGGATGATGGTCCCGCTCCTCGTCGGCGACACGGTTTTTGGTGCGCTGATCTGCTGTTCGAACTCTCATCACTACGACCTCGGCGAGCTCGAGCTCTTGGAAGAGATCGGACGCCGCGTTTCAATCGCGCTGGATCACGCCGAAAGTTTCGCCCGCGAGCGCCGGCTCATTGAAACTCTGCAGCAGGCGACGCTTCCCACTCGGCTGGCCCCGGTCAAGGGTGCAACGATCAGCGCCGTCTATCGTCCGGCCGCCTTGGAGGTTCAAGTCGGCGGAGATTGGTACGACGCGTTCGATCTGGACGATCACCGCGTCTTGTTGACCGTTGGGGACGTGACCGGCCACGGCCTCGAAGCCTCCATCGTTATGGGAAAGCTGCGCCACGCAATCAATGTGGTGGCAATGTACGAGCCGGACCCCGCGCGAATTCTCGACGCCGCCGAGCGATTTCTATTGCGCCGCTTTCCCGTCGCCGTCGCGACCGCCTTCGTCGCCGTCTTTGATTCGCGCTTGCGCACCCTGACGTACGCCAACGCCGGACATCCCTATCCAATACTGCGGTGTCACGACGGATCGCTACACGAACTGCAGGCAGAGGGAGTGCCCATCGGGCTGCGTTCGGACGCGCGTCCCGGCAAGTCGCTCAACAGGCGCCTCGACGATGCGGCACTACTGGCGCTCTACACGGATGGTCTGGTTGAAGCGACTCGCGACATCATCGCTGGAGAGCGCGTTCTGCACGAAGCATTGCGCACCCAGGCCGTCTTCTACGTGCAAGAGCCGGCAAAGTATTTGGAACGACTCTGCCTGCCGGACCAGCCGCCGGATGACGTTGCGATCCTGATTTTAAACTTCGTCGAGTCTCAGCGCTGGGCGTATGATTCCCGCGACTGGCGCGCCGCCCGACGCACGCGCCGTGAATTTCTGGATGCCCTTTCGCACGCCGCCGAACAGGGTAGCGATCTCAAAGCCGCCGAGCTCATATTCGGTGAGCTTATGGCCAACGTGGCCCAGCATGCCACTGGGCAAGTCGAATTCGCTCTCGAGTGGGCCGGCGGACGAGCCGTTCTGCACGTGATCGACCGCGACGGCGATCCGTCTGCACCGGTCGAGGAGGCCTCAGCCGAGCACGTCAGCGAGCATGCGCGCGGTTTGTGGCTGGTTCAACGTCTTGGAGCGGAGCTAAAAGTCGAATCGTTGCCGGGCTACGGGACACACACCCAAGCAACGCTGCCCGTCAGGCGTACTGTTTCGCCCTAG
- a CDS encoding cytochrome c, translated as MRIFRAAAIVLILAAGACTTASYQRNAVTVGPGATSGGDRKSGSALFDSNCSTCHGPEGSGGGIGPSLRGESRRLNYDTLVSWIEDPEPPMPQLFPHPLSDAQVRDVAAYVSTL; from the coding sequence ATGCGAATATTCAGAGCGGCTGCCATCGTGCTGATACTTGCGGCCGGCGCTTGCACGACGGCGTCGTATCAGCGCAATGCCGTAACCGTTGGGCCGGGTGCGACGAGCGGCGGCGATCGCAAGAGCGGCTCCGCCCTCTTTGATTCGAACTGCTCGACGTGCCACGGCCCGGAAGGCAGCGGTGGAGGAATCGGCCCATCGCTTCGTGGCGAATCCAGGCGCCTGAACTACGATACTCTCGTTTCGTGGATCGAGGATCCCGAGCCGCCGATGCCGCAGCTTTTTCCCCACCCGCTCAGCGATGCGCAGGTGCGAGACGTTGCCGCCTACGTCTCGACGCTCTGA
- a CDS encoding IS1595 family transposase, translating to MDKRKAPEVPETMIEAVRMFADEKVAHDFFVGMRWPHGVACPRACGSLAVAYMAKQRRWYCNDCKQQFTAKVGTVFEDSPIGFSKWLPAFWLIASNRNGISSHELGRALKVTQRTAWFMLHRIRLAMETETFDKLTGTIEADEAYIGDKSEKMSKKRRRAIEAAGQTAYSSKAAVFGMVERKGRVRAWGGASRVP from the coding sequence ATGGACAAGCGCAAGGCTCCTGAGGTCCCCGAAACGATGATCGAAGCGGTCCGTATGTTTGCCGATGAGAAGGTCGCGCACGATTTCTTCGTCGGTATGCGTTGGCCGCATGGCGTGGCGTGTCCCCGCGCTTGCGGTTCGCTTGCCGTCGCGTACATGGCGAAGCAACGGCGCTGGTATTGCAACGATTGCAAGCAGCAATTCACGGCGAAAGTCGGTACCGTCTTCGAGGACTCGCCAATCGGTTTTTCCAAGTGGCTGCCTGCCTTCTGGCTGATCGCTAGCAACCGTAATGGCATTTCGTCGCATGAGCTTGGTCGTGCGCTTAAGGTTACGCAGCGAACGGCGTGGTTTATGCTGCACCGGATTCGACTTGCGATGGAAACTGAAACCTTCGACAAGCTAACGGGAACGATTGAAGCGGACGAAGCCTACATTGGCGACAAGTCGGAGAAAATGAGCAAGAAGCGCCGTCGTGCTATTGAAGCGGCTGGTCAGACGGCTTACTCCTCGAAAGCCGCCGTCTTTGGCATGGTGGAGCGCAAGGGCCGCGTTCGCGCCTGGGGGGGTGCCTCACGTGTCCCATAA
- a CDS encoding type 1 glutamine amidotransferase, with protein MNNLNGKTIAVLALDGFEEAELTEPTKALRDAGATVEIVSQKREPLQAFKHHDKSIKVDVDKTFDEVSPADYDAVLLPGGALNADTLRTDPKAQQFVKRMNDERKPMAVICHAPWLLVSAGLVKGRTLTSWPTIADDIRNAGGEWVDREVVVDDNLVTSRGPKDIPAFNRALLDLLTRSPQPVA; from the coding sequence ATGAACAATTTGAATGGAAAGACTATTGCGGTTCTCGCCCTCGACGGCTTCGAAGAAGCGGAGTTAACCGAGCCCACGAAAGCGCTGCGCGACGCCGGTGCGACCGTCGAAATCGTTTCGCAGAAGCGCGAGCCGCTTCAGGCCTTCAAACATCACGATAAGTCGATCAAAGTAGACGTCGACAAGACCTTCGACGAAGTTTCACCCGCAGACTACGACGCTGTGCTGCTTCCTGGAGGCGCGCTGAATGCCGACACGTTGCGCACCGATCCCAAAGCCCAGCAGTTCGTCAAGCGCATGAATGACGAACGCAAGCCAATGGCGGTCATCTGCCACGCTCCGTGGTTGCTAGTCTCGGCTGGTCTGGTCAAGGGGCGAACGTTGACGAGTTGGCCGACGATCGCCGATGACATTCGCAACGCCGGTGGAGAATGGGTTGACCGCGAGGTCGTGGTTGACGACAATCTCGTAACGAGCCGGGGACCAAAGGACATTCCCGCCTTCAATCGGGCGCTTCTCGATCTGCTGACGCGTTCGCCGCAGCCGGTCGCGTAA
- the coxB gene encoding cytochrome c oxidase subunit II, which produces MEWLTNPASSHGILMRTDWYIFIGAGIFVGLYVYACIFWCLIRYRRAANTAAQQFSGNTPLELLYVALPLLMVIALFGVTYAIEKPVDRVAVDPQNTIEVTAFRWSWRFDYPGRFAAFGTPANPPTLFLPEGETTEIRLRSVDVTHSFWVPAFLFKRDAIPGMTNVFDLTPTRTGEFIGRCANFCGLDHALMSFTVRVVPRSAYGRFVASRGTAIP; this is translated from the coding sequence GTGGAATGGCTGACGAATCCCGCCTCGAGCCACGGCATTCTGATGCGCACGGATTGGTACATTTTTATCGGCGCGGGCATTTTCGTCGGTCTCTACGTCTACGCGTGCATCTTTTGGTGCCTCATACGCTACCGGCGTGCAGCGAACACGGCCGCCCAACAATTTAGCGGCAATACCCCTCTCGAGCTTCTGTACGTGGCGTTGCCGCTGCTAATGGTGATAGCGCTCTTCGGCGTCACCTATGCGATCGAAAAGCCGGTCGATCGCGTCGCGGTCGATCCGCAAAACACGATCGAGGTCACTGCCTTCCGCTGGTCGTGGCGCTTCGATTATCCTGGGCGTTTCGCCGCGTTCGGGACGCCCGCGAATCCTCCGACGCTTTTCCTACCTGAGGGAGAGACTACCGAGATCCGCCTGCGGTCGGTGGACGTCACGCACTCGTTCTGGGTGCCGGCATTTCTCTTCAAGCGCGACGCGATTCCGGGGATGACGAACGTCTTCGACCTCACTCCGACGCGTACCGGAGAGTTCATCGGCCGGTGCGCGAACTTTTGCGGACTCGACCATGCGTTAATGTCGTTTACGGTGCGGGTCGTGCCTCGATCGGCCTACGGCCGCTTCGTTGCCTCACGGGGAACTGCGATACCGTGA
- a CDS encoding cbb3-type cytochrome c oxidase subunit I: MIEWLTTTNHKKIGIMYIVAVMFFFTVAGLLTLVMRAQLAVPNNTLLAPQQYNEIFTLHGTAMIFFVIAPFGIGLANFLIPLQIGAPDVAFPRLNATGLWLFVLGGLTVFAGLATYGGAASAGWTAYAPLSELFVGTGAGQDLWFIGLLMASISTILTSINFIVTIFLFRAPGMTMWRIPIFTWEMVATALLVLMAFPSLAAVFAMVLIDRHLGGHFFDPAYGGNPILYQHLFWFFGHPEVYVMILPYFGIITEIVATFSRKPVYGYVGMVISAFAIAGLSLGVWAHHMFTTGAVSNAFFAGMSFLIAVPTGVKFVNWIGTMWKGSIELSVPMLFAVGFLLNFLIGGITGVMIASPPLDYQAHDSYFIVQHFHYTIGGGSMFALFAALYFWFPKMFGVKLDERIGRWVFALMFAGFNMTFIPMGFMGMEGMARRVFTYPAIGHLPLLNAIATAGSGLIACGAILFFVDVALAAYKRVPVPANPWGGYSLEWLTSSPPPEFNFDELPPIRSRRPLWDMES, from the coding sequence GTGATCGAGTGGCTCACGACGACCAATCACAAGAAGATCGGCATCATGTACATTGTCGCCGTGATGTTTTTCTTCACCGTGGCCGGCCTCTTGACGCTCGTCATGCGCGCGCAGCTCGCGGTGCCAAATAACACGCTTCTGGCGCCGCAGCAATACAACGAAATCTTCACCCTGCACGGCACGGCGATGATTTTCTTCGTCATCGCGCCGTTTGGAATCGGTCTCGCAAATTTCTTGATCCCCTTGCAGATCGGCGCCCCGGACGTGGCCTTTCCGCGCCTCAATGCCACCGGGCTCTGGCTCTTCGTGCTGGGGGGGCTTACGGTTTTCGCCGGTCTTGCAACCTATGGCGGGGCGGCCTCGGCGGGGTGGACCGCATACGCGCCGCTGAGCGAATTGTTCGTGGGCACGGGCGCGGGTCAAGACCTGTGGTTTATCGGTCTGCTGATGGCCAGCATTTCGACCATCCTCACGTCGATCAATTTCATCGTCACGATCTTTCTCTTCCGCGCGCCGGGGATGACGATGTGGCGCATCCCGATCTTCACGTGGGAGATGGTTGCGACCGCGCTGCTCGTTTTGATGGCCTTTCCCTCGCTGGCGGCCGTCTTCGCGATGGTCTTGATCGACCGGCACCTGGGCGGACATTTCTTCGATCCCGCGTACGGTGGAAATCCGATTCTTTACCAACATCTGTTTTGGTTTTTCGGACACCCAGAAGTGTACGTCATGATTTTGCCGTATTTTGGCATCATTACTGAAATCGTGGCGACGTTTTCGCGCAAACCCGTGTATGGTTACGTCGGCATGGTAATTTCTGCGTTCGCCATTGCCGGGCTTTCGCTCGGAGTCTGGGCGCATCACATGTTTACTACGGGTGCGGTCAGCAACGCCTTCTTTGCAGGAATGTCATTCTTGATCGCGGTTCCGACCGGCGTGAAATTTGTGAACTGGATCGGCACGATGTGGAAAGGATCAATCGAACTCTCGGTTCCGATGCTGTTCGCGGTGGGATTTCTGCTCAACTTTCTCATCGGCGGTATCACCGGCGTGATGATCGCCTCACCGCCGCTTGACTATCAAGCCCACGATAGTTATTTTATCGTTCAGCACTTTCATTACACGATCGGGGGCGGCAGCATGTTCGCGCTCTTTGCAGCCCTTTATTTTTGGTTCCCAAAGATGTTCGGCGTGAAGCTCGACGAGCGAATCGGCCGCTGGGTCTTCGCGCTAATGTTTGCGGGGTTCAACATGACGTTCATTCCGATGGGCTTCATGGGAATGGAAGGCATGGCGCGGCGTGTCTTCACCTATCCGGCGATCGGGCACTTGCCGCTGCTCAACGCGATCGCAACGGCCGGCTCGGGCCTCATCGCCTGCGGCGCCATTTTGTTTTTCGTCGACGTGGCGCTCGCGGCGTATAAGCGTGTTCCGGTGCCGGCCAACCCATGGGGCGGTTACAGCTTGGAGTGGTTAACGTCGTCGCCGCCGCCGGAGTTCAACTTTGACGAGTTGCCGCCGATCCGCAGCCGACGCCCACTCTGGGATATGGAATCGTGA
- a CDS encoding cupin domain-containing protein: MRNIEDDASGFAVLENGRQLQTAVMVLDSGEESGPLGNEHPESEQVLFVVQGTLEAELSGNHFTMGTGDSVIVPNGAPHRFVNRSMDRVVTFNVYSPKAY, translated from the coding sequence ATGCGCAATATCGAAGACGACGCTTCCGGATTCGCCGTGCTTGAAAATGGGCGGCAGTTACAGACGGCGGTGATGGTGCTCGACTCGGGCGAAGAGAGTGGCCCGCTCGGGAACGAGCATCCTGAGAGCGAGCAGGTATTATTTGTGGTCCAAGGCACGCTGGAGGCCGAACTGAGCGGTAACCATTTCACCATGGGAACGGGCGACAGCGTCATCGTTCCCAACGGCGCTCCGCACCGCTTCGTCAATCGTTCGATGGATCGAGTAGTGACGTTTAATGTCTACTCGCCGAAAGCGTACTGA
- a CDS encoding transposase, whose product MNHMLHEYVKGNVHTNNIECFWAVLKRTIGGTYTHVNARHLDRYLAEQAFRFNERENRDGPRFAKATKGADGKRLTYKALTAK is encoded by the coding sequence GTGAACCATATGCTGCACGAATACGTCAAGGGCAATGTTCACACGAACAATATCGAGTGTTTCTGGGCTGTATTGAAGCGCACGATCGGCGGAACGTACACGCACGTAAATGCCCGCCATCTCGATCGCTATCTCGCAGAACAAGCCTTCCGCTTCAACGAACGAGAGAACCGCGATGGCCCGCGCTTTGCCAAAGCGACGAAAGGCGCAGACGGAAAGCGTCTGACGTACAAAGCCTTGACGGCCAAGTAA
- a CDS encoding MEDS domain-containing protein, protein MRKNEHLVHFYGQDEQRLDQNLTAFLRDSLRAGGAAVVVASPARRDAFQSELARNPIKGLTLPSERLVLLDDAETLGTFMRGGQPDAELFDSCVGNLLRDRKARYGRVRAYGEMVGRLWSDRAFSAAVALEKLWNELLASLGFDLYCGYPIDVTSAEFQTPAMRALFETHTRLVPALPDDFDRAMSRAIDEVLGDRPHGLHALATGALSFSGAALPSIERTILRLRSALPRYADEILARAKQYA, encoded by the coding sequence ATGAGAAAGAACGAACACCTCGTCCATTTTTACGGTCAAGACGAGCAGCGTCTCGATCAAAACCTCACCGCCTTTCTACGCGATTCGTTGCGCGCAGGCGGTGCGGCTGTCGTGGTCGCCTCTCCGGCGCGTCGCGACGCTTTCCAGAGCGAACTGGCTCGGAACCCGATCAAGGGACTAACGCTGCCGAGCGAGCGCTTAGTATTGCTCGACGACGCGGAAACGCTGGGGACGTTCATGCGCGGCGGCCAACCGGACGCTGAATTATTTGATTCTTGCGTCGGGAATTTGCTGCGGGATCGCAAGGCGCGGTACGGTCGCGTGCGCGCGTATGGAGAGATGGTTGGGCGGCTCTGGAGCGATCGCGCTTTCAGCGCTGCGGTCGCGCTCGAAAAATTGTGGAACGAGCTCCTGGCGAGCCTCGGTTTCGACCTCTATTGTGGCTACCCCATCGACGTGACGAGTGCCGAGTTTCAAACGCCGGCGATGCGCGCACTCTTTGAAACGCATACTCGGCTGGTTCCGGCTCTGCCCGATGATTTCGATCGCGCCATGAGTCGCGCGATTGATGAGGTGCTCGGCGACCGCCCGCACGGCTTGCATGCACTCGCGACCGGTGCGCTTTCGTTCTCAGGCGCCGCGTTGCCGAGCATCGAGCGGACCATTCTTCGCTTGCGAAGTGCGTTGCCGCGCTACGCCGACGAGATCCTCGCTAGGGCGAAACAGTACGCCTGA
- a CDS encoding lmo0937 family membrane protein, whose product MAGLLWAIIVILFIFWLLGFMAFHLGSLIHIVLLIVVILIIVNLVTGRGLRV is encoded by the coding sequence ATGGCTGGTTTACTTTGGGCAATCATCGTGATTCTGTTCATTTTCTGGTTGCTTGGTTTCATGGCATTCCACCTGGGAAGCTTGATCCACATCGTCCTGCTCATCGTGGTGATTCTCATCATCGTCAACCTGGTGACGGGGCGCGGGCTGCGCGTTTGA